The Aspergillus fumigatus Af293 chromosome 5, whole genome shotgun sequence nucleotide sequence CGTGCACGTGCGGAGTGAGTGGTCGTGGACAAACAGCTCACcgtagaagaagaggacgtgGTCGCCCATATTGGGTTGTCTGGTGAGTACTCGATGGTACTTCGTTACTCCATACACTAGTTGCTGGTGAGGTAGGTGGTGGGATGTGCTGAGGGAAATTTTTTCCGGGTTACGTCTCGTCGGGAAGAAGATGCGGCTTGAGAAATTGTAACAATTTGACTGGCTTCCACTGCAGGAGGCTTCTTGACAGATAATCTCTAGAATCTAAAATCACAACCTCATGATCTCATCTCAATTCTTCGTGGATTGAATGAGGGGAACACCTGATAGAAGAGGCGACCCAccgcttatcgataagacCCCTGCTAGTGTGATTACTGTAACTGCGCCACTGTTCATTGACCGCCCGCATCGAAAAGGCCCATGTGGCTTCAAGCATCATCGTGCCGCTTTGCCCTTGGCATCATCGGGGACGCTGGCTCTCCTGTTTGTTGCTTCTATGCGGCTTAGCAGTATTTACATTGCTGTTCTTCATTAACCAGTTGTTAAATTTCAGACAGCTCATCACACTGGAGTATCAGTGTAAATAAGCGAGATGCACTCGTCCCTAAGCAGAGCGCAGGGCGTCTTTGgcttcttcaccaccgtcGCCTTGTTTGTTGCTGGAGTTGCTGCGTTGTCAGTGCTGCTGTATCCTGCGCATGATGCAAAGGCTGAGGTCGCGTTGAAAAATGTCCAGGTGTACGTTTGATGATGAGTCAAATTCATCCAGATGCTGTTTGCTAATAGCTTTTCGAATTGTAGAATCAAGGGTCGGCCAAATTACTATTCAaccaagaaagaagagtaTGCCCAGATCAGGTTCGATCTGAATGCTGGTACGTATCGGATAATCTTCGCTCTCGATTCCTGAGCTAAATCTAGACCTCTCAGACCTCTCCTCGCTCTTCAATTGGAACACAAAACAAATCTTCGTCTACGTCTACGCTTCGTACTCGTCCTCCGACAAGAAGTCCTCTCTTATTCCCAACTCTGAGTCCATCATCTGGGATACTATCATCTCCGCCCCAGAATCGCCTTACTCATTCAATGCCCTGCTCCAGCGCTTTTTCCCGACCAAatcgtcctcctcgccgcGCAAGAACCAGAAACGAAGTGTTTCCGCGTCGAAGAAAACCTCGGCCTCAAAGAAGGAGACTCCGGCGCCGGGCGTGCTCCGTTTGAGCAACCAACGGGCTAAGTACCAAATCAGTGACATTACAGGGAAGCTGGCGGAGCGTAAGAACGTGACGCTCTCTGTGGGCTGGAATGTGCAGCCCTGGGTTGGTGCGTTGTGGTGGAGCCCCGGCTCCGGTGCTGTGCCGCGGACCGCCGGCACTGTGGTCAGCAGCGAGGCGTTTGATTTTCCTCCTGTGAAGGGAAGCAAGGCCTCTGCTACAAAAGCGGCTGCATCAGGCGCTCAGACGGCCTAGAGTCTAACAGTATGTCGATGGACAATAAGGGCAGTTTTCATTGCCAGTTTCATTTGCTAAGATATCCATTATAAGTATCTCGAGTCTTCCAGCCGTAAGACACCGTCAGAATGTAGACATGAAATTAAAGGGGCCATAACAATGAAGTTTGTATTCAGCACTGGGCCGGGTCAAGGTCCAGAGAAGAGTAAACCTATATGCAAAGCAACATGGCATCATCTGAGCATCAAGCCCTTACATCTTCCCGGGGTAGTCCGTGTAGTGTTCGACATTCGTATCTGAATGCGTAGTCCGGTGAACCTCTCAAGCAGTGCTCCCATATGTTCTACCATCATGTCCTTGTAGAATGCGTTGCGAATACACCCCAGGCGCGCGCTTCCGTGTCATTGGGTCCGTACTGCTGTTGCGGTAGTAGACGTATTCCAGATAGAAAGCATGGATGTGACCCGGGAGGTGTCTATGTCTATCAGCAGACTGTTCCATACGTCTCAAACGTCGAAGGACGGCTGATTGAAGAAGGTGCAGCCTTGCAAGGAGTAAAATCTAGAGAAAACGTTCACTCACCCTAGGATCGTGAGCAGAAtattgatgaagaaatccaCACTACAACCCGAAATCATAAGTACGCCGAGAGGAGGTACTTGGAACCAAATCCAGGTTAGCGGAGTGATCTTTCTTGCTGATACAGCTTGAAGAAAATCGATCAAACAGACTAAACTCCGTCTGATTGATGGAAATTCGTCTGTGTAATGAAGAGCAACAGGAGACTTACTGAAGAGAGTGACCAAAATCAAACATAGCATTGACGCCGTGCTTGCCATTTTGTCCTAGGAGAATCTACTGTGCTAAGTTTCGGATGTTTTGACTGAGGATTTGTTGGAACTCCAAGAAGTTCCCAGGAAGCTGAGAAATAGGATCGCGAACAACAATATAAATATGTAGATTGGAGTGTTGTCATCAATAGAGGAGTTGAGACGCTTCATTTTGTATCAGGCGAAAGAGGGATCAGCACCCAACCGCCTCGCCACCAAAGAATACGATTCAATCATACAAAATACCAAATTTCAATGAAACCTTGAGACTTGACAGTAGGGCTGAAGGCAGAAACATATTTGCCTTATGAAGCGCTGATGTCATCCCGCAATGTGCCGAGCACGAATCATTGTTTGCGACGGGGTTTTCCTGTTTCGGACATACCGACCGACAGAAGGTGCTAGACAGGAAGTGCTATATgaatgtactccgtacatccTCTGTACTCCGCAGTAGTGGTTAAATTGTGAGCCCATGTACGTGTCGTTACATGTCGATCTAACAATGTTCCCAAGTTCTTCAACTCATGCCTGTTTTATATTTCACACTAACAAAGGTGAGGTGTGATGTGAGGTGTAACATGTAACATAGGCGCAGATTATGGGTCGACACATTAGTCTCCAAAGAATCAAACAGCATCAATGGACGCTCTTGTGGTGACTTGCTCGTTTTTGTTGCCGAGCTTTGATATCTGCAAAAACGCATCCACTCCATAGCCCTCAAGGCTATGTAACTCAAGGCTGCCTGCCCAATATTCTGCATAGACCCTGCTCATTGGAAGGCCAATACCAAGTCGTAGATTAGGTGGACGAGAGGTGAGCGAGTCCAGCGAGCCCTCTCGGTATGTTTCCCTGTCGGCATGTTTCCGTTCCTTGGACACTGTCAGCTCTTGCATCGTAGCTGCCATCGCAGGGACCTGTTTCAAATTTTGGAGTCGTGATTTGCTCAGAGGGCCCTTGTCGAAAGACCACAGATATGGCATGACTTCACGGGGTATCCCTCCCCCTTGATCTGATACTCGCATGATCACATGTTGTGGCGCCTCGCAGATAAGAACCTCAATGGGCGGAGGCTTTTCAGAAGACTCTTTGTATTTTTCAATGACAGCCTGGATGGAGTTGCGCAGAAGCTCGCCAATGATATACTCTAAATGGCTCAGAATATACGGGAAAGTTGCGTCAAGATGTCCCTGTACAAGGATCTCGGGAATCTTATCTGTTCCCGAGCTTTGCCGCATCATGTCCTGTGCAAGCTTCCCGCAACGTTCAATCACCTCTTTCGCATTGCATTTGAGAAATACCTCGCCAACAAAGTCTGCGTTCATGTCGGTCCGGTCCTGCGAGCCTGGGAAGTGCCAGGGAGAGCTGAAAGTTTCTGTCAAGGCTAAGTGCTGCTCTGCAATGACCCGACGTGAAATTCTCTAGAGATCATGGGCAAATTAGCACTCGCATGGCAAGACCAGTAGGAATCCGGATGTTGGCAATTTCCATACCGAGCGAAGGAGAGTGTTCATAAATTGATCCATCACGCCTGGTGCTACCAGATCCCGACACTCCAAAACGCCCATTGCCAATTTCGGAATCACGACAAGATGCTCCTTGAGGGTCTTACGCAGGATGTCACAGAATCTTTCGTTATCCTCTAGAGTCTTGATCTCCGGTATGACGCGAAACCGTTCAAATGCCTTGTAGTAGAGCTCGTATACAAGGGAAAGATGTGGATTTGCTACAACCACATACGGCAGCTTCTGGATGTCGCGCAGTCGATGCGCAATCCTGGTCGTGGCAATCACAAACGCAAGTCAGGCCGGGATGGCTCAACGCATGCAAGGGGAAGGCGCATACTGACCTGGTTGGCAGCTCTGTTCGCACATAGTTGGCCGAACTGATAAGACGTGATTCGGTTAGGGTCCGTCCAAAGAAGGTCAATTGCCGCAGGCTAATAGGCCGAATCTCGCGCTCGACCCATCTGTCACGCAGAGAGTCAGCAGCAGTTGTACTTATGCTGGTAGGATTTCATACTCGTCGAGAACGGAACCAGGTCTCCATGGAGGTGGGCTATGTGAGTTGTCAACGCCTGAGTAGAACCGTACTCGAGGTTTGCAACTCAGTCGAAGCGCATGCCAACATCGAAATGGTTGATTTCGCTGCATGATGCGGTTGACTCAAGGCGCAACGGAGCTTGAAAGTTCGAGGATATCGCTCCGCAGTGGATTTTAACTCAGCCGGGACGGTTGACCAGTATAAGATAGATATAGCGTTTTTCGTACATGGCTCATCTGCAGTTTGCAGCTACCAAcggtttcttttctctcacTGGTGGCATGACATCTTGATGGATATGTAAATTAAATTATGAGTCGATGAGTAGAGGTGCCAGTATCAAACAATGAATCTAGGGCGGTGAGTACTTGTCCTGACATGTGACGTCGACACTATCCATGAAGACTTCCTGTTGGCTTTGTTGATCTTCAGCAACCAGCATCAACAGAAATGTAAGTGCATTGAATATCAGTCTATATCGTATCGCTGTCGGAGCATATCTCCAGAAGACTAAGCCATTGTCAGGTTCCTGATATGAAAAAAAGCACAGACACCTAGGAGCTATGTGATGAGAGACAAATGATTGATCCATGTAACCAAGCCTACCACATGACTTGATAGGCCTGTGGCTGCAGCATCCATTTCGGTGCCTAGTTATTTACTCGGCTTTTTGCCTGGGGCATGCATCACAAGTGACATAATTTTTGAGGACACAATTGTGTGGCTTTGTGCACTCTATTTTCTCATGCTCTCACTCTGAGATACCATTAGCAGGATAGGGGATACCAAGAAATCGCTGACAAGTAAGAGTTAAAAGACATAGTTTTCAACAGCTTGTTAGTCGCTGCACCAAACTAAACCGTCAAGCTTGAGGCACCTATAGTTAACCTAAGTGAGAATTTACACAGGCGATAATGCAAGACAGGTTAGTATGACATTAGCCAACCAGTCTTGACATAGACAAATTAAGCACTTAATCCTCAATTCATCTCTTCTGCAGGTGCTACGTTTACATTGTTGTACTGGAGCAATACTCCGCAGCCGACCTTATTCATAGGCGGTCTCAAAGTGTCCCACCTGTTTTCATTGGGTTCTGGAAACTCCGCCACTAGCTTCATCTCCTGTGAACCGGAATCTGTTCCTTAAGATCTCTTTTCACCACTTACTTATTGTCTTGTGTCACTCtcttattcttattcttctCATCTATCACTGTGCTGACTGTTgttcgccttctcctctgtttGCTTTCTGGGTAGCTCCCCAACGCGTCCTTGATTGACGGCATTTTCAGGTGACGTGCTTGAGCgcacttttctttcttcatggACAACGTCAGTGCCCCGTTCATTTCTGCCTCCGCATGAGAGAGGAGAGTAACGATCCAGAGTCGCTGAAACATTGCTTATCAATATCTAACATGTGTACTTTCGTCATATAGGTTGCGGATAATGAGATGCTCGTCGATGAATATGAGCAGTATCACAATGACAGGACAGATGATGTCGTGGTTTCTCGCTCCGGATCAGAGGAGCCGGAGCCAGAGCCCCTTGCAGATGACTGTAAGATTGTCTACCATGCCATTTAGATGTTATACACGTTCCCACATTTGTTCAAGATGGCTTTGGATCGGTATCTCGGTCCTCGCGCAAGGGTCGGATATCCAAAAGTCAATTGCTGGCGTCTAGATCCACACACCTCGTCCCTCGCAATGACTCGAAGGCATTGTACTAAGCACTGGTATAGTTACGGCAATGATGGCGCGCATACTCCCTAAGGATCCGGACCTGGAAACCGCGGACGAGGCATACCACACATGGCACATCCAGGATTGGCGGAAgttgaaaaagaaggaacATGGACCAATATTTCAGTGTGGGGGATTCCCATGGTGAGTAGAGGATTTGAAGAGCACTCCGGTTGCTCTCGCCGTCTGACATTGGGTAACAGGCGGGTACTCTTCTTCCCTTACGGTAATCATGTCGATTATGCGTCGTTCTATTTGGAGCATGCCTGGGAAAAAGAGCCTCCGGAAAACTGGTATGCATGCGTCCAGTTTGCTCTCGTATTGTGGAACGTCAATGACCCATCAATCTACGTGTCTCATGGTATGTACCTCGGTGGCCCTTATGctcccttctcttcgtccttcTGACCGAATCGTAGTCGCTACGCATCGTTTTAACGCCGACGAGGGCGATTGGGGCTTTACCAGGTTCTGTGAGCTGCGCAGGCTTTTCAACATGCCGTGGGAAGGCCGTGGAGTCCCCCTGGTGCAGAATGATGAAGCTAAAATCACTGCCTACGTGCGTGTTGTGAAGGACCCGACAGGGGTACTCTGGCACAGTTT carries:
- a CDS encoding signal peptidase complex subunit SPC3, encoding MHSSLSRAQGVFGFFTTVALFVAGVAALSVLLYPAHDAKAEVALKNVQVIKGRPNYYSTKKEEYAQIRFDLNADLSSLFNWNTKQIFVYVYASYSSSDKKSSLIPNSESIIWDTIISAPESPYSFNALLQRFFPTKSSSSPRKNQKRSVSASKKTSASKKETPAPGVLRLSNQRAKYQISDITGKLAERKNVTLSVGWNVQPWVGALWWSPGSGAVPRTAGTVVSSEAFDFPPVKGSKASATKAAASGAQTA
- a CDS encoding YqaE/Pmp3 family membrane protein, giving the protein MASTASMLCLILVTLFIPPLGVLMISGCSVDFFINILLTILGHLPGHIHAFYLEYVYYRNSSTDPMTRKRAPGVYSQRILQGHDGRTYGSTA
- a CDS encoding protein kinase PKP2, whose product is MQRNQPFRCWHALRLSCKPRVRFYSGVDNSHSPPPWRPGSVLDEWVEREIRPISLRQLTFFGRTLTESRLISSANYVRTELPTRIAHRLRDIQKLPYVVVANPHLSLVYELYYKAFERFRVIPEIKTLEDNERFCDILRKTLKEHLVVIPKLAMGVLECRDLVAPGVMDQFMNTLLRSRISRRVIAEQHLALTETFSSPWHFPGSQDRTDMNADFVGEVFLKCNAKEVIERCGKLAQDMMRQSSGTDKIPEILVQGHLDATFPYILSHLEYIIGELLRNSIQAVIEKYKESSEKPPPIEVLICEAPQHVIMRVSDQGGGIPREVMPYLWSFDKGPLSKSRLQNLKQVPAMAATMQELTVSKERKHADRETYREGSLDSLTSRPPNLRLGIGLPMSRVYAEYWAGSLELHSLEGYGVDAFLQISKLGNKNEQVTTRASIDAV